The DNA segment ACGTGCAGGCGTCGACATATTAGGGGATATTGCTGGCTATAACGGTGATGGTGCAACCAGAGATAGAGATCCTGGCATGCCAAATATGGTTAGTGAGTATGGCTCTTGTGTTACCGACCGTCCAGGGGAGTATGACGCTTGTTGGTCCTCTCATTTAAATGGTGGTGAAAAGCCTAAATGGCGCAGTGGACATGCAATTTGGTGTGGTTTCGACCATGGCAGTATTGCTGGCAATATGGGGGAAATGGGCATTGTCGATTTTGCTCGTATACCAAAGAGATCTTGGTATTGGTATCGTAATTACTTTAAAGGCATTGCGCCTCCTAAGTGGCCAATTCAAGGAACACCTAAAAGCCTAAAGTTGTTTGCTGATAAAACAACAATTAAAGGTACAGATGCTACCGATGATGCTCATATCAATGTACAAGTATTGGATGCCAATGGAACGCATATTTCCAACAGCCCAACGGTTACTTTAACCATAGTTTCAGGCCCTGGAGAGTTTGCTACTGGTAGAAGCATTACCTTTAAAAAGACCACTCGTAATGATATTCAAATCTTAGATGGCCATGCTGCCACTGAGTTTCGCTCTTATCATGGTGGTGTCACAGTAATTGAAGCTACATCTTCCGGCTTAGAACCAGCTCAAATTGAAATAACTACAATGGGTACACCTTTATTTGAACAAGGTGTTTCAAAGATAGTAGAAGACCGACCTTATATTGATTATCGCTTAACCAAAGCGATTAAAGAGCAAGCACCGGTAAGAGTCTCAGACGCTCGTCCTAATCGTACTAACTCAAAAGGGACAAGTGATCCTAGCTATGCAAATGATGGCCACAAGTGGCGTCAATGGGTACCTAAGTTCGACAAAAATGCTAAGCAGGGTAACGTTTGGTGGGAGCTGGATATGGAGAATTTCTATGACGTTGAGCGCGTTGAGTTTTCTTTTAAGCCGGCAGCCGATGTAAAAATTGATATTGAAACATCAACCAATCAAAAAGACTGGGTAACCGTTGCCGATGGTAAATTTGTAAAAGCTGGCACACCCAATGTTAGCTTTGACGTAAAAGACAATACCAAGGTGCGTTTTTTAAAAGCAACCTTTTCAGTCGATGATACGAGCAAACCTTTCGGAGTGGGTGAAATAGAAGTGTTTGGCAGTACCAACTAGAAATATAAAAATAGAGGAATTACGGTTTGAATAATAACAACTATATTGCAATAACAAACTCATTAAAATTGGCGGGCATTGCAATAACTACATTTATAATTTCGGCTTGTGGTGAACCTGAAACCGCGACTAAAGGAGCCAGTCTTTCTGTAAAAAATAAATATAGCCAACCAATCAAAGTTAGCACAGGTAAACATCGTCTTTGGTATAAAAAACCTGCGACAGATTGGATGACACAAGCATTGCCCATTGGTAATGGTTTTATGGGGGCGATGCTATTTGGTGGCATTGAAGAAGACCGTATTCAATTTAATGAACAATCGTTGTGGGCAGGTGGTCCTGGTAGTAGTGAAAGCTACACCAGCGGTAATCGTAAAGGTGCGTATAAAGTATTACCTGAAGTACGAAAATTAGTGAATGATGGCAAGTTTGAGCAAGCACATGCATTAGCAAAAACAGAGTTAACCGGTAAAATTAGCAAAGAAGAAAAAAGTGCTAAAGGTCATAGTTTTGGTGACTTTGGTGCGTATCAAGCGTTTGCTGATGTCTATGTTAACCAAGTGGTCAAAAATGATACCTCAAATTACACCAGAACGCTGGACCTTGAGACTGGCTTAGTTACTGTGAAGTACCTTGATGGCCAAATAAATCATAAACGTGAATATTTTGCTAATTACCCGTCAAGGGTCATGGCATTTCGTTATGAAAACGATGCGAAAGCCGGCGTAGATTACAGCGTTCGTTTAGATTCTTTGCACCCAACTCAAGTGCACAGTGAAAGTAATGTTTTAATTTTAACAGGCCATGTTGCTGACAATGGCATGGCAATGGAAGCAAGATTAGAAGTTCGTGTTGAAGGTGGCGAAGTTAACATTAAAGATGGTCTGGCTCACATTGTTGGCGCTAATGCCATGACTTTAGTACTTACTGCAGCAACCGATTACCAAGATGTAGCACCTAAATACAAAGGCAATGATTACGCTAAATTTAACCAAGAAACGTTAGCATCAGTTGCGAGCAAAGATTATCAATCACTACTAATAGAGCATGTTAGTGATTACCAGTCACTGTTTCACCGAGTTGCTCTTACGCTAGATAATGGTGGTGATTCAAACTCTGAGATGGCAACAGATCAACGTATCCTAAATTATAGTAAAACAGCAAGTGACGTAGACTTAGAAGCGTTGTTTTTTCAGTACGGCCGTTACTTACTCATTAGTAGCTCGAGACCGGGATCTCTACCGGCTAATTTGCAAGGTAAATGGAATGACTCTCTGGTTCCTGCATGGGCATCAGACTATCACTTTAATATTAATGCTCAAATGATTTACTGGCCTGCAGAAGTGACTAACTTAGCAGAAACTCATGAACCACTCCTAGAGTACACTCAAAGTTTAGTTACGCCAGGTCAAGTAAGTGCCAAAGCCTTTTTTGGGGTAAATGGTTGGGTGGTCAATACGATGAATAACATCTTTGGTTATACCGCTACTGGTTGGGGATTTCCTTGGGGCTACTTTCCTGCTGGAGCTGCTTGGTTAAGTCAGCATCAGTGGCAACACTATGACTTTAATGGCGAACAAGCTTATCTCGCAGAAGGTGCACTGCCTACTATGGAGCAAGCGGCATTATTTTGGCTAGAGTACTTACAAGAAAATGAGCAGGGCCAACTGATTTCTATTCCAAGCTACTCACCGGAACATGGGGGCATTTCTGGCGGTGCTTCTATGGATCACCAAATTGTTTATAACTTATTCACCAACTACTTAAGTGCTTGTGAAGTGGCTGCTTATGATTGCTCTTTTACAGATAGAGTAGAAACAGCAAAAGCAAAACTACTGCCACCGCAAATTGGTCATTGGGGACAATTGCAAGAGTGGGCTGAAGATCGAGATAATCCAAACAGTAAACATCGTCATGTTTCGCACATGTTTGCCGTTTATCCGGGAAACCAAATTGGACGATTAAGTACACCTAAATTGGCAGATGCGGCTAAAGTTTCGCTTAATGCTCGTGGTGATAATGGTACTGGTTGGTCTTTAGGTTGGAAAATGAATCTATGGGCACGTTTAGCTGATGGCGACCGCGCCCATAAGTTATTACAGCGCACCATGAGATTAGTTGGCTTCAAAGAAACCGACAGCTCAGGTGTGTTAGTAAATAATCATGGCCAGTATGATAGTGGCGTTTACCATAACTTCTTATCTGCTCACCCACCGTTTCAACTTGATGGCAACATGGGGGCAACTGCGGGCATCGCAGAAATGCTATTACAATCTCACGATAGTGCCATAGAGTTGTTACCAGCACTTCCTAACGCATGGCCTAGTGGTGAAATTAAAGGGCTACGCGCACGTGGTGGTTTTGAAATTGATATGGCTTGGGAAAAAGGTCAACTGAAGCAAGTTGATATTCTTAAAGTGGGTCATACCGTTAACGGCAAAACCGTTAAATTAAAGTATGGTGCTAAAGAGATAAGCTTTAAAGATGAAGCTGGTTTGGCGATGAAACTCAATGGTGCATTAAGCGACCTTTAATAATCTATGTGTAATTAAGCTACTTATGGGAACTCCACAACAGGGTAAATTTTATGAATTATAAATATCTTATAGTATTCATATTTTCCACGTGTTTATATTCGTGTGGTCAAAGCAGTGAACCAAATAAAGAAATATCAAAACCTGTTGTATCTTCTACAATCGATATTCCTATAAGGATCGAAAGTGATAACAAACCGAATGAGTTAATTAAGGTACTTATTGTTGATGGCATAAATAACCACAACTGGCAGGAGACTACCGCTCGTATTAAGGCGATTCTAGAGCCTAGTGGGCTTTTTGATATCACTGTTTCTACAACGCCATCACGGGAAGCAACAGACAAAGAGTGGAGCAGGTGGCGTCCTGAATTTTCTGCTTATGATGTTATTTTGAATAACTTCAATGGAGGTCATAACAGTAATGGAAAACGTTGGCCCGACGCTGTTGAAAAAGCTTTTGAGAGTTATGTAAAAAATGGCGGAGGTGTTGTTAATTTTCATGCGGCAAATAACGCGTTTCTAAATTGGCAGGCTTATAACGAAATGATTGGTTTAGGGTGGCGCAACCCGAGCTTTGGCCGAGGTGTGATTGTTGATGCAACGGATAAGCTTGTTTATATCCCTAAAGGCGAAGGACTAGGTGCTGGTCATAAAGAGAACCATGACTTTGTGATGACGGTTTTCGAGAGAGATCACCCAATCACCGTTGGATTTCCACAAAAATGGATGCATGCTATGGAACAGCTTTCTCATGGTCAGCGTGGGCCAGCAAAGAATATGACGGTGCTACACTACGCTTGGTCAAAAGACAGTAAACGTAATGAACCCATAGACTGGATTGTTAACTATGGTGATGGCCGAGTTTATACAACAATGTTGGGACATTTGATGCAGGAAGAAGGGTTAAACTTTCGCAGTGTTGGTTTTCGAGTTCTATTGATTCGTGCTTTACAGTGGACCGCAACTCAGCAAGTGACCTATCCTGTGCCATCAAACTTTCCAAGTAGTGATGCTATTATATTAGTCGATTAGTAAACTATGGCTCCGTTAATTAACAGAGCCATTGCTTAACCATTATACTTATTCTAAATAGAGTAAATTAAACTCATCTACTTAATCTTAATCCCCACACGTATTTTCCAGTTTTATTCTTAGGCAGGCTAACAATAATGTCGTTATCTTTATTCGTAAAAGGTACAGAGCTATTAGCACTTATCAGTTCTATTTTATTTGCATTAAATTCAGCTGCTTGTGGCAGTTTGACTTGTCCGCTTTCTGGCCAATCTACAAACCAAGCATAAAGTGTGTCATCCTTTTGGGTGTAACGAATGGCTTTTTTCTCATATTTCCAATTGCCGTTTCCACCTGCCTGTAAACTATTAAGTTTACCTGTACCATAAGTAGACCATGGTTTTGTTTTGTGAATGCCTTCACCATTAATTTGCATCCACTCGCCAATTTCTATTAAAGCTTTTTCTTGAGCTTTATCTAATGTGCCATCAGGTCTTGGGCCAATATTGAGCAGCAAATTTCCATTGCGGCTGACAATATCAATAAACCCACGCAGTAGACTATCAGTAGCAAAAGCGGGCTTTTCCCCTGCATAACCCCAACTGCCATTTACCGTATAGTGAGCCTGCCAAGGGCGCTGCTTTATTGCGCCCTCAAGTTGTCCTTCTGTATCATGTATACCTTCACCTTCTTGCATGGCGTCGCGTTTCCACGATAAAGCGACGGTTTTATTTAACGCTGAGCTAGTGTTGTAAAAGTTTGCGGTAACACGGCGCATTGCATCGCTAAAATAATCCTTGTTGTATTCTGTTCGCGCATCACAAACACCACCGTCGACAAAAATATAATCAGGCTGGTAGTTATCGATAAGCTCATTCATTACCCGCTCCCATTTCAGCGCATCTTCTGGGCGAGGTGGGTCGGTATCTTTGCGACGTTTACCATAAAGGCCTTCATTCGCAGGGTCCCAAGTATCAAACTGTGGACGAAAGTTATAATATTTCCAGTGTCTGCCGTAATGTGTTGATACGCCAGTTTTAATGCCTTTTTTGCGCATGGCTTCAGTCAACTCTTTAACCACGTCACGCTTTGGCCCCATTTTAGAAGAATTCCATTCAATTTCTTTAGAGTCCCACATTGCAAAGCCATCATGATGTATTGCAGGTGCGGCAAAATATGTGGCACCAGTGTTAGCGATCAAATCGGCGTAATAATTAGCATCAAATTTTTCTAAAGTCAGCGCTGGAATTAAATCTTTATAACCAAAGGATTTACGGTCGCCGTATTTTTTAGTGTGATGCTCCACAAATGACATCGCATAATCAGGATGTCTTTGCATATTCGGATTGTCAGCGGTGTAGTACATATTCGTCGGATACCATTCATTCTTATAGGCAGGAACAGAGAAAACGCCTAAGTGCATAAAAAAACCTAACTTACCCTCACTGTACCACTGTGGCACATCGTAAGAAGATAATGATTGATGACTTGTATCGTACTTTTCTTTGGCGCCAATACTGCTTGTAGAGAACAAAAGTACGAGCAAAATACATTTTAAAAGTCTTTCTTTGTAGCGTTTTACATTGTTCATAGTTGACCTAACTTAACCTATAAATTGTTGATCCTAAGCACCTTAAATATTATTACGATTGCGGCAGTTAATATTTAGTACTAAATTTTTCGATGATTATTTATTATACGAATTTGCAATAATTAATATATATCATACATAATGAATATGGAGTAGTATTTACTGCACAATATTCAAATAACTCTTAATTTATGTTGAACGTACTTCTAGATAAAAACGCCATCTTTAGAACATTGATATTTGTTTTACTTTCTTCATTTAACCTTTCATTGTTGATTGGCAAAGCTGAAGCACAAGTAAAGCTTGCCACAGTATTTGCAGACTCAATGGTTATACAACGAGAACAACCAATAAATATTTGGGGAACCGCCTCAGAAAATGAGCAAATTGCTGTTGTTTTTAAGGACGAAACTTATTACGGGCAAGCCGATAAAAATGGCAACTGGTTAATTAGACTACCCTCACAATCTGTAGCAACTGAACAGTCGCTAAAAGTTGTGGGTCAAAATACACTCGAGATCAAGAACATTGCTTTTGGCGACGTTTTTTTGGCCGGCGGTCAATCAAACATGGGATTTAAACTGAAAGAGGTTTTTAGCAAGTTTCCAAATGAAACCAACCTCAGCGATTACCCTGATGTTCGTCACTTTAAAGTAAAAAGGCACTACAACTTTAGCGGGCCTCAACAGGATATTGAAGGTGGGCACTGGCAAACGGCACGTGCTGGAACTGTAGGTAACTTCTCAGCTGTTGCTTGGTTTTTTGCTAAAGATCTATACCAAAAATATAAAGTACCGATTGGCATTATTTCTTCCAGTGTGGGATCTACACCGGCAGATAGCTGGATGAGTATCGAGTCATTAAAAGACTTTCCAGATGCTCAAGCACTGGCCTATAAACTAGGCAACGATGACTATGTTAAGCAATTAAAAAATGAATACCAGCAAGAGCGACAAGCTTGGC comes from the Thalassotalea nanhaiensis genome and includes:
- a CDS encoding glycoside hydrolase family 95 protein, with protein sequence MNNNNYIAITNSLKLAGIAITTFIISACGEPETATKGASLSVKNKYSQPIKVSTGKHRLWYKKPATDWMTQALPIGNGFMGAMLFGGIEEDRIQFNEQSLWAGGPGSSESYTSGNRKGAYKVLPEVRKLVNDGKFEQAHALAKTELTGKISKEEKSAKGHSFGDFGAYQAFADVYVNQVVKNDTSNYTRTLDLETGLVTVKYLDGQINHKREYFANYPSRVMAFRYENDAKAGVDYSVRLDSLHPTQVHSESNVLILTGHVADNGMAMEARLEVRVEGGEVNIKDGLAHIVGANAMTLVLTAATDYQDVAPKYKGNDYAKFNQETLASVASKDYQSLLIEHVSDYQSLFHRVALTLDNGGDSNSEMATDQRILNYSKTASDVDLEALFFQYGRYLLISSSRPGSLPANLQGKWNDSLVPAWASDYHFNINAQMIYWPAEVTNLAETHEPLLEYTQSLVTPGQVSAKAFFGVNGWVVNTMNNIFGYTATGWGFPWGYFPAGAAWLSQHQWQHYDFNGEQAYLAEGALPTMEQAALFWLEYLQENEQGQLISIPSYSPEHGGISGGASMDHQIVYNLFTNYLSACEVAAYDCSFTDRVETAKAKLLPPQIGHWGQLQEWAEDRDNPNSKHRHVSHMFAVYPGNQIGRLSTPKLADAAKVSLNARGDNGTGWSLGWKMNLWARLADGDRAHKLLQRTMRLVGFKETDSSGVLVNNHGQYDSGVYHNFLSAHPPFQLDGNMGATAGIAEMLLQSHDSAIELLPALPNAWPSGEIKGLRARGGFEIDMAWEKGQLKQVDILKVGHTVNGKTVKLKYGAKEISFKDEAGLAMKLNGALSDL
- a CDS encoding ThuA domain-containing protein, with the translated sequence MNYKYLIVFIFSTCLYSCGQSSEPNKEISKPVVSSTIDIPIRIESDNKPNELIKVLIVDGINNHNWQETTARIKAILEPSGLFDITVSTTPSREATDKEWSRWRPEFSAYDVILNNFNGGHNSNGKRWPDAVEKAFESYVKNGGGVVNFHAANNAFLNWQAYNEMIGLGWRNPSFGRGVIVDATDKLVYIPKGEGLGAGHKENHDFVMTVFERDHPITVGFPQKWMHAMEQLSHGQRGPAKNMTVLHYAWSKDSKRNEPIDWIVNYGDGRVYTTMLGHLMQEEGLNFRSVGFRVLLIRALQWTATQQVTYPVPSNFPSSDAIILVD
- a CDS encoding alpha-L-fucosidase, with protein sequence MNNVKRYKERLLKCILLVLLFSTSSIGAKEKYDTSHQSLSSYDVPQWYSEGKLGFFMHLGVFSVPAYKNEWYPTNMYYTADNPNMQRHPDYAMSFVEHHTKKYGDRKSFGYKDLIPALTLEKFDANYYADLIANTGATYFAAPAIHHDGFAMWDSKEIEWNSSKMGPKRDVVKELTEAMRKKGIKTGVSTHYGRHWKYYNFRPQFDTWDPANEGLYGKRRKDTDPPRPEDALKWERVMNELIDNYQPDYIFVDGGVCDARTEYNKDYFSDAMRRVTANFYNTSSALNKTVALSWKRDAMQEGEGIHDTEGQLEGAIKQRPWQAHYTVNGSWGYAGEKPAFATDSLLRGFIDIVSRNGNLLLNIGPRPDGTLDKAQEKALIEIGEWMQINGEGIHKTKPWSTYGTGKLNSLQAGGNGNWKYEKKAIRYTQKDDTLYAWFVDWPESGQVKLPQAAEFNANKIELISANSSVPFTNKDNDIIVSLPKNKTGKYVWGLRLSR